The window cacttccactcagggatctctaatctctgaagcaagccaccctgtctctgatgctcatacttaacctgctgacagttgaggcaccaagtcacaaatccaactatatccttcttcatccgcctccaccaatagtgctgcctcaaatcctcgtacatcttcgcggcacccggatggatggaataccacgaattgtgggcctcctcaagaatcaactctcgaagcccatctacattaggcacacatatccggccctgcattctcagcacgccatcatcaccaatagtcacatccctagcatcatctcttcgaaccctgtcctgaagaacaagCAAGTGGGGgacatcatactgacactccctgatacggtcataaagagaagacctggagaccacacaagccagtacccgactaggctccgaaatatccaatttgataagctggcccgctaaggcctgaacaaccAATGCCAAAGGTTTCTCTGcagctggaagatatgctaaactccccaaactctctgcccggaaactcaaagcatcggccaccacattggccttccccggatggtacaaaatagtgatatcatagtccttaagaagctccaaccatctcagctgacgcaaattaaggtccttctgctttaacaaatACTGCAGACTCtgatgatcagtatagatctcacaatgaaccccatacaaataatgatgccaaatcttcaaggcgtgaacaatggctgctaactcaagataatggacatgatagtccttctcatgggtcttcaactggcgcgaggcataggaaatcaccctaccctcctgtattaaaacacaaccaatgccaatcctcgaggcatcacaatacacggtgtaagaacttgaagctgatagcagaactaacactggagttgtggtcaaagaagtcttgagcttctaaaagctctcctcacactcatccgaccacctgaatggagcacccttttgggttaagggcgatgcaatagatgaaaatccctccacaaagcgacggtaataacccgccaaaccaagaaaactcctaatctctgtggctgaggatggtctggaccaactcgGCACTGCCTCTatattctttggatccacctcaataccctcactggacaccacgtgccccaagaatgctactgaactgagccaaaatcacatttggagaactttgcataaagcttctcctccttcaatctctgtaatacaatctttaaatgttgagcgtgctcctcctagctacaagagtacaccaggatgtcatcaatgaatacaacaacaaatgagtccaaatagggctagaatacgctgttcatcaaatgcatgaacgctgctggggcattggtcagcccaaaagacatcaccaagaactcataatggccatatcgggtcctgaaagttatcttaagaatatctgaatcctgaatcttcagctggtgataaccggacctcaaatcaatcttggagaacaccctcgctccctgaagctggtcgaataaatcatcaatacgaggcaaaggatacttgttcttgactgtgaccttattcaactgcctgtaatcaatacacattctcaccgtcttagcatgacaatctagaacagcatgacatggagataaccaatccatacccaatatcacatcaaagtcgaccatactgagcagcaaaaggtccacttgggtctccaaacccccaatagtcaccacatatgaccgatatacgcggtccacaataatagtatcgcccacaagagtagatacatgaatagaagAAATtagagactcatggggcatatccagaaaatgggcaaaatacgaggaaacatatgaatacgtggaagcagggtcaaataatactgagtcatctctgtgacaaactgagacaatacctgtaatcacagtaactgaagcaatagcatctagtctggcagggaaagcatagaaatgggcctgaccaccccctgatctgcctccccctctagggcgacccctagctgactgacctccaccccgagccgactgggcggatggtgaggtagttggtgctgtagtcggaggctgactcctctgctgagatagacctctatGATGACGAGGACATTGCCTCCACATATTCCCAAGCTCCACACACTCAAAAGAACTTCCTGGTGCAGGCGGCGAAAACTGAAGgagaacccctagcaccgggatgactggtagaagaacctggcatggaagagccctgaacaagtggagcacgggatgaactctaaacaagaagggcactaagtgatgaatGGCCctaatgagaactgtgagaaccatggccagatgattcaccacggtgaaatggccgagatgactgagcctgtctgaaatgacgacctctaccgtgctagaactgacccccaaaaggagcaccgctgaatccaccctgaccacgaggcctctaaGACtctctctcaaccctctcctgaccgtgaaccatctcaatctgtccagcaatgtcgacaaccttatcaaaagtagcacccgaaaccctctctctggtcatgagcaactgtagctgataagtgagaccatcaataaacctctccctgtccgtgggaaccaaccagattgcatgacaggccaactcggagaaccacatctcatactgtgtcacaaacatatcaccctggcgaagccgctcaaactgtctgcgcagctcctttctgcgggatcgaggcacgaacttctccaaaaagaacatggagaactgctgccaagtaaggggtgctgcaccaacaggcctacgcctctcgtaagtctcccatcaTCTGAGTGaaaccccagaaaactgaaaggtagtgaatgagaccccacaagtctccaaaataccagtagtatggagtatcctctgacacctctccaaaaagtcctgagcatcctctctctctgtgccactgaaaagtggtggctgaagtctcccaaacctctccaacctacgctgatcatcctcaggcatagcagggaccacataatcctgagcaacagcaaccggctgggctggtggtgcctctggtgtctgaagtccctaaataacctgctcgggtgtgcgagcgacgggagtctgagtgcctctcctggcctgagaagtggttgcggccgtcgaaatagagaccgcctgagcaaggccagtacacgctgtcagaatctgagctagggcctcctgaaggcctggaatcacaataggcacaggtggtgcctgagctggtgcatcaacaactggaacctggtcctgatctgggacaaccgatagatctgtaggtactgccccaactgctgtacgggttgcacctctgcccctaccacggcctctaccgcggcctcggcctcttgcgaccctggctggtggtactagtggctggccctcctgaccggtagtacgagtcctcaccatctgtgagaaaatgaaacaacagatgtttaattactagaattaacaaattcgcacgacaagaatccaagaatgtgaagtttcctaaaggttctgcagcctcctgaagataagtacagacgtctccctaccgatccgcaagactctactaaacctgctcatgacttgtgagacctatgtaacctaagctcttataccaatctgtcatgacccaaaactaacccctgttgtgatggcgcctattgtggaactaggcaagccgactcattttcaaaacaaaatgatatttttatttcaaagataattccaaggttatttaacataaaccttcatttaaagagttcaaatcaaagaaaaacagaagtgcggaaaagaaaatcctgacatcggggtgtcactagtcatgagcatatactataatctgtctaacaatatcaaggctaactcagcccgaaaaatagctaaatacaactagaggaagataagagggagaagagcaggggctgcgatcgacaaacaactaccttgctatctccaagaaaatctgcaaccagaacactcaataaccgctaccgtgtccagctacacctggatctgcacacaaggtgcaggaagtaacgtgagtacgcctactttgtaagtaacaacaataaataaagactgagcagtagtgtcgagcaataaagcatataacattcatatcaggaaatctcagtaaaataccacatgctcttaaaaataaggatttgaatcaaacatctcgttttaacccagttccagtaaaaaatcatttaaagacatttttctaacagtttttcaaacaaaggttcAATGCAAAGgtaagcaaaaatgatgaaatcataaacagcccttcgggcaaaacatcactcatatatagcccctcAGGTAAACCTCACattcactcgtgccactcgggcatacctcacaattactcttgccactcgggcatacctcacaatctctCTTGccgctcgggcatacctcacaatcactcttgccttccagtcactcagcactcggcactcgcactcagtaggtacctgcgctcactaggggtgtgtacagactccggaggggctccttcagcccaagcactataatctgcacggacaactcacgtgtgataataataaagtatgttgcaggcgggcagccccgatccacattcatcctcacaaatcaggccatcggcctcactcagtcataaagtatgtggtaggcgggcagcctcgatccacactcatcctcacaaatcaagccactcgggcatttcagtaaaacaggacattcgacccaaaacatttatatgcatcaaaatagagtcataaaactgagttatacggtaaacaagtataaacatgactgagtatagattttcaatcaaaaacagtgagaggatggtaagaaacagcccctaagggtccaaacagcattggtgcaagacccaaacatggcattcagcccaatttacagaaaatctttctaaaacatataagtatcaatggtttcaacaaagtatgcaactttacagttgctacggggcggaccaagtcacgaatccccaacagtgcacgcccacacgcccctcacctagcatgtgcgtcactaaaaatagtagaatgatacaaaattcggggtttcataccctcaggactacatttacaatcgttacttacctcaaaacgtgaaactttttactctgctatgccttttccttgtgaattggtctccaaacgcctcgaatctggtcataaataattcgtttcagtcaataaaattaattggaattaattctacaagataataatgatttttcataaaaatccgaaaattagctcaaaaatccacgtctcagaactcgacaaaagttacaaaatccgaaaacccattcaaccacgagtttacccataccaattttaccaaaatccgatatcaactcgaccctcaaatctacaaatcttatttcttaatttctaagttccaatctccgatttacacctcaaaatcatgtaatctagtcggattattcgatgataattcaatattatggagtagaaataatcacaagggacttacctcaagtttttcttgaaaatatatcaaaaatcgtctctcttcaagctccaatttgtcaaaaatgtcaaatgggacgaagtccctgtttttataattctgcctagacatcctcggttctgcctcgatcttggccttcgatcttggccttcgatcgaggtctccgatcctggccctcgatcttggttctcgatcctggccctcgattatgacTTCGACCCGGctttcgaccgtgaccctcgaccttgggctcgatcatgccttcgatcgtggccctcgactctgggctcgatcatggcttcgatcatggccctcgaccctgagctcgatctgggcttcggtcttggccctcgaccctgagctcaatctgggctcacatctgggcttgatttctgggcagaagtaatttccaacagaagaaaattgtagcagttgttctagttcaattttttatccgttaaccatccgaaactcacccgaggccctcgggacctcaaccaaatataccaacaagtcctaaaacatcatacgaacttagttgaatcctcaaattacctcaaacaacccTCAAACCataaattacaccccaattcaaacctaatgaactttaaaatttctaatttctacaaacaactccagaacctatcaaatcacgtccgattgacctcaaattttgcacacaagtcccaaataacataacagaggtattctaattttcagaatcagattccgaccccgatatcaaaaagtcaaccccccggtcaaacttctcaaaaataaaactttcggcatttcaagcctaattcctctatggactttcaaataatatttcggacacgctcctaagccgaaaatcaccatacgaagctattggaatcatcaaaattcaaatccgaggtcgtttacacataggtccatatccggttcacttttctaactcaatttttcagttataagactaagtgtctcatttcactccgagttccttccggactcgaacccactaacccgatataatataatatagctgaaaacacaaaaagaagtaggaatggagaaaacagggttataactctcgaaacgaccggccgggtcattacaactcTTCTCCCGTCTCCTAGCACAGGCGCCAAAGAGAAGAGATTGTCCTCCACACGGAAGTACTTACTTATGCCAAGCACACTTGGTAGCAGAGGCAGAACTCCACGATGACGGATTctagctctccactcaaagagaacGCTCCCAAAGTGAAGGGGTACGTGTAAAAATACTTAAAACCCTTTTTGGGTAAGGTTATTCGCTCCGCCAGGTCGGGAGCGATAATGTCCAAATCTGGACAGTGGCAGTCGTCTTTCATATCGGGGATACTGGAAGGACGTATTTAAGAAGGGTATACGCTAGCAGCCCACGTACGAGGGTGGGCAGAAGGATACTTTTCTTCAAAATCTTTGGTAGTGACTAGACTCTTtgggatgatggtgctcaccgtaggCGGAGGAGCATCATCAGCTTTACCTTCGTTCTTTGAAGAACTAGGGTTTCTGGAAAAAGAGGTCATTTTTTATCAGAAGGAAGGTTTTCTCTCAAAGAAAAAAGTTCAAGAAGGTTAAAGACGAAGTAAGAGTTGAGTAAAGAAAGTTTGAGAAAATTTAGAGTGATATAAAGCATAAATGAAGGAAGTTGATGCGTATAAATAAATGTATAGATGGCTAAAActgtggccataattacctcgataaccggcaaaagtAATGTTAAATCATgagatgacgcgtgttcggggcattaaatatgGAGAGATGTACATCTAGTCAACCGTCAGAAACATTTTCAGAGggggtgacacaaagttatgccaccggaaagcaAGGGTGCTctttatagggtaaaatatgtttatattaaATAATCGCATGAAGAAGTGACACGTGAAGCCTAAGGCAGAAGATAGTTGAACCCGAAAACAACAATCTTGTCTGTTACCAGAGAGAATGATACTTATAAAGATCAAATAAATGCCTGCTACCATATAGCATTTAATGAGGAATATTCTGCAAAATTAAGTACAGAGCACGTTACAAGGAATATGGCATTCACTGtctgccgttacacattcttcaatgcccctcataattgatattaaagaagcgcttgatcctaggaccttgttccctaggtgcagctataaatagtgagttctaTTTATCATTGTAGAGgatacgaattttctggcaaacatacgctacactctattcaaagctcaatataattttatcttcttgtttACTAATATCATTGTTATTGTCTCCAGAAGCTCTACTCCCggaattattatttttgctatTTTATCTCCATCTCAAAGCTAAGTATTACATTTTTGTCAAATTCATCCATTATTGTAGAATCAAATTGATTTACTTgcctataaaccacgtataaatttaactgtactattttacgggtaaacaactaTCTTTTATAGCTAAAACATCTAGAAAAATAGTTTCAAAAAATCGTCCTTAGAGAGAAAAACTTTTTGATGCTTCAAATATTAACATCATTTTTATTGGGCCTGGACAGTTTCAAATTGGGATTTTGGCATGGTGTGACAACCTACCTACATAATTAGCACAAAAAAAATCCTAGTTATAGATATTGGCACCAAGTAGCTAATAAATATATATCACAATAATAATGTGTATATCacaactttttttcttctttgtgtatatcaacatctatattaaaattttatttttcttctttctatatctaatgaaattatatatatatatatatatatatatatatatatatatatatatatatatatatatatatatatatattatttattattgccTCTATATAAATGtatattataataaaaataattatattatttgtatatcatagTGTATAACACATCGAATATATCACAACTTCTTTTTGTGTATATATCAAcatgtatattaaaattttatttttcttctttgtatatctatatgatattatatatatagttatttaatatttattattgcCTCTATATCAATGTATATttcaataaaaataattatattatttgtatattgtAGTGTATAATACATCGAATATGTGTATACCAAAATGGATATCATaagtttattttccttctttgtgtatatcaaaaatttattttctttctttagaTATCAAAATTTTTTCTACtcacataattatatttattaattatatattttagaacttgctcTAAACCTATtatatcaaaaatttatttttcttctttgattAATAACAAAATTGAAGTAAGTTTATTCAGAATGAATTTCGCCTCTTAAAATCAATTGGACGATTTGATTCCATTTTAATCTTCTGTTGCCAAACCTAACAATGTATATCACGATATACAATATGATATATATACAGGTATACATGGTGATATACATAGAAGCACACCACctcaaatacatatattttctttttttacaattaaaaaaaaaagagagaagaagaagaaaattgaaTTCTGCCAATGAGATATAAATCAAATCGAACAAAGCAACAAGTGGATGAAGGCAGGAAGAAAACTATATCAATTCATGAAAGCGATCGCCTTTAGGTTTGTACGAAATCGCTGTCGTGATGAGCAAACCGTAACTTCATAAACATTATGAAAGAGCACATGCTTTTCTAATTCCGGATTGAAGAAGAAACAACAcattgaagaagaaaaagaaaagaaaaaattgaagaaaaaattgGTGACGAAATACGGAGAGAGAAGAAAAATTACTATATAATGAATTTGGGTTTTTTAGGATTTGCTATATAATGCCATATTTTTGGACTACCTTTGTCAAACCAAATATAATGCAAAAACTTTGCCAATACTCTTTATGCGTTGTCATACCATGTCATTTTCCTTTTCAAAAATTAGATCATTTTGAGCCTACCCAACAATACATTATGACGTCGCACTATAAGCCAACTTTAGGCTCGGCCCATTTTTTGACTACACTAGAAAGGGGTAAAATTAGCATGGGTGGTCATTTTTCAGACCTGTAATTAAAAATAGTCAAAATCAAATGTGTAAAAAATGATTAATTTTTAACAGGAAGATAAAATCTAGATAAAAATATACTTAAATAAAACACGAAAAATTTATCCTAAAGTTCAAACTTATAAAAGTGAAAACTCTGGGCTATCCCATTCGTGCAAATCTCCTACACATTTAGGGCTAAGATCACAAATATAAACCAAACTAACACGACTTTACCCGTTTAGAATCCTACATATTAAATAATTACAATAACAATCTATTGAAGCTTTAAAGATGCTGAAAACGCCCAAATTTAAATAGTCAAACAGGTCCCTAACGCAGCTACCTATTAAAGCTGAAATACATTTACAGTAGCCATAATTTAGTCAGAGCCCTAACCGACTTTTGACCAAACCCACTTTAAATCATCTTTAAATGAACTCAAACTTCAGATTCTAATTCTTACGAGCATTTGCAACAAGTTTTAATACGATACACATTCGAATCTAAAGTTCAAGCAATTATATTAAGCTTTCATTTCCCAAACCCAAGCTTCAAAGCTTCTTCAATGATGCACCAAGTTTATTTTTTTTCAGTTATCAACCACCAAATTCGAACTATAACTATGATTATAGCTTTTCAATAGTGTAACACCCGGACTGATTactttgagcatttgcatttcatTCTGTGATTTAATGTCTTAAGTAGCTTCATATGGCGTGCTATGAtttgcgtgtatggtcggttttTGTTTTCGAGTGATTCgtttaaccaagtttgacttttatgtatttgacctgagatcggagtttttatggttctgttaggtttgtatggtgattttggacttgggcgtatgcccggatttgcatttggatgcttCTAGAAGATTgtggcactatttggcgaaagttgtcaatttgaaggtttgaaaagttcaggtttgaccaggagttgaatttgatgttATGAGGTTCAAATTATTATTTCGGGAGTTGCAATAGGTTCATTATATCAGTTGGgacttgtgcaaaatttgaggtgatttcgAGCTGCTTAGACgtgttcggcgtaagtttggaatttgaaaatttgaaatagttcattaagcttaatttgaggtgcgattcgtggttttaatgtTACTTTGTGGATTTGAGGtatcgagtaggtctgtgttatgttttggaacttgttggtatgtttggacggggtcccaacaGGTTCGgatgtgtttcagattgatttcacaCCTTTTTGGAGTTTGCATGAGCTGCTGGTTTCTCTTATTTTTCTGATGCCCCAGTtgaacttcgcgatcgcgggagcacagacgcgatcgcgatgagtattTTGTCACTTGGGTTTGTTGTTTATCTGAGTTTGCAAGGTAGACATTGCGTTCGCGGACAAGGAAATCTGGGTGGGAGAGACTTGTACGGCGCGTTTGCGAATGTCTGGTGTTGCATGACGAGTGCAAAATCGGTGTATAAAATttaggctcgctagtcaaagatagtataatatTAAATCATCTCCACAGGAATTGGTTTAAATAATGTTCAAATAAATCTTCCGCTTAACACTATTAAAGAAAATAAACTTTTGATTTTGAGTTATCAACGAACTAAGAGTAAAAATTAAGATTATCAATTACGAATGAGTAATGAAAATTGAATAGCTAAGTAGCAACAACTGAATATCAATGAGAGAATTAAAGGCATGTGCAACTATTATTTGGGAAATAACTCTATTCTAAGTTCAAACTCTTAAGTTCTAAACGACCGGAAGTACTAGTTTTCTCACTTTACGGAAAGATGCTGTGAGTTCTAACTATGTCTTTATTTAATTTTAGATGTGGATCAGAATTGTTGTTGAGTTCAGCCGTGCGGTTAATCCTGTGCAAGTGCACCATCAAAAGGAGAGCTCTCATTCTGCACTAATGACTTGAAAGGTTATGTTTGTCTTGTAAAGCTTCGAGCACATCACATGAAAACATTGAGCCCAAAATCTGCCCACCCAATTTTCAAACTCATACAACAATGCATAAACATAGCCACCCTCAAGCAAGTGCATGCTCAAATGATCACAACTGGGCTTATTCTCCACACTTACCCTCTCAGTCGCATACTCATTTCGTCCTCCACCCTAGCCGCCACCAACTCCTATGCGCTAAGCATTTTCAACCAAGTAAGCAATCCAACTATTTTCCTTTTCAACACCCTCATCTCATCATCCCTTGCTAGGAAAGATGATCAAGTTCACTTTTCCTTAGCTCTTTACTCTCGTATTCTCATTCAAACCACTCTCAAGCCCAATAATTACACCTACCCGTCTCTTTTTAAGGCTTGTAGTTCTCAACCATGGCTTCAACATGGCCGTGCCTTGCACACCCATGTCTTGAAATTCCTCGAACCACCTTATGATCGTTTTGTTCAAGCCTCGTTGCTTAATTTCTACTCCAGGAGTGGTGAATTGGGGGTTTCAAGATTCCTCTTTGATCAAATCACAAGACCGGATTTAGCTTCTTGGAACTCCATACTTACAGCTTATGCCCATAATACTTCTGTTCAATATGAAGGCAGTTTTAGTAATGCTTATGATAGCACTAATTTGTCATTGGAAGTTTTGCTTTTGTTTAATCAAATGCAGAAATCTTTGACTAGTCCTAATGAGGTTAGTTTGGTGGCGTTAATTAGTGCTTGTGCTGATTTGGGTGCGCTTAGTCCGGGGATATGGGCTCATTCTTTTGTGCTTAGGAATGGCCTCAAGCTCAACCGCTTCGTTGGCACAGCTTTAATCGCCATGTATGCAAATTGTGGCTGTCTTGATATTGCTCGACAGTTGTTCGATCAATTGCTCGAAAGAgacacatattgttataatgccATGATTAGAGGACTTGCAGTGCACGGCCTTGGGCTGGAGGCTCTTGACCTTTTCGAGAAAATGGAATTAGAAGGTTTGGTTCCTGATGATGTAACTATGCTAGTTATAATATGTGCTTGCTCTCATGTGGGGTTGGTTGATCAAGGCTGCGAATTTTTTGAGTCAATGAAGGAGGATTATGGAATTGAGCCTAAGCTTGAGCACTATGGGACCTTAGTGGATCTTTTGGGTCGAGCAGGCCGGGTGAAGGAGGCTGAGGAAATAGTTCAGACCATTCCTATGAAGCCAAATGCAGTTCTTTGGAGGTCTTTACTAGGAGCTGCTCGTGTTCATGGTAACTTAGAGGTAGGTAAATCAGCATTGAAACAGTTGATACAGCTAGAGCCAGAGACTAGCGGGAATTATGTGTTGTTATCGAATATGTACGCTAGCTTGAACAGGTGGGATGATGCGAAAAATGTAAGGAAGTTGATGAAACAACATGGGATCGACAAAGCTCCTGGTAGTAGCATTGTCAATATTGGTGGTGCTATGCACGAGTTCCTTATTGGCGATAAGACTCATCCACACGCTAAATGGATATATCTGAAGCTGGACGAAATGAATAGAAGGCTGCAAGAACACGGACATAAGTCAGGAACAAGAGAAGTGTTGTTTGACATTGAAGAGGAAGAGAAGGAAGATGCACTTTCATACCATAGTGAAAGGTTAGCCATTGCTTATGCTCTTATTGCATCTGATTCTGGTTCCCCTATTAGAATTATAAAGAACCTAAGGGTTTGCAGTGACTGCCATGCAGCTACTAAGCTTATTTCAAGGATTTATGA is drawn from Nicotiana tomentosiformis chromosome 12, ASM39032v3, whole genome shotgun sequence and contains these coding sequences:
- the LOC104105300 gene encoding pentatricopeptide repeat-containing protein At5g43790, with product MKTLSPKSAHPIFKLIQQCINIATLKQVHAQMITTGLILHTYPLSRILISSSTLAATNSYALSIFNQVSNPTIFLFNTLISSSLARKDDQVHFSLALYSRILIQTTLKPNNYTYPSLFKACSSQPWLQHGRALHTHVLKFLEPPYDRFVQASLLNFYSRSGELGVSRFLFDQITRPDLASWNSILTAYAHNTSVQYEGSFSNAYDSTNLSLEVLLLFNQMQKSLTSPNEVSLVALISACADLGALSPGIWAHSFVLRNGLKLNRFVGTALIAMYANCGCLDIARQLFDQLLERDTYCYNAMIRGLAVHGLGLEALDLFEKMELEGLVPDDVTMLVIICACSHVGLVDQGCEFFESMKEDYGIEPKLEHYGTLVDLLGRAGRVKEAEEIVQTIPMKPNAVLWRSLLGAARVHGNLEVGKSALKQLIQLEPETSGNYVLLSNMYASLNRWDDAKNVRKLMKQHGIDKAPGSSIVNIGGAMHEFLIGDKTHPHAKWIYLKLDEMNRRLQEHGHKSGTREVLFDIEEEEKEDALSYHSERLAIAYALIASDSGSPIRIIKNLRVCSDCHAATKLISRIYEREIIVRDRSRFHHFRNEACSCMDYW